In one Accipiter gentilis chromosome 4, bAccGen1.1, whole genome shotgun sequence genomic region, the following are encoded:
- the RNF32 gene encoding RING finger protein 32, which produces MEHRDFRKGRSSKRDTIAVSAVALQDHIIHSHQLQDLSLADPFKSRTRNTKNIYKPVNKEMVRAVVDTGLRKKSTHHKNKEDAEKEYVLDPSPPQLTLAQKLGLVEPPSLPLTPEEWVKIKQRSIQHGDSVQPCAICREEFALQPQVLLSCSHVFHKACLKAFEKFTGKKSCPMCRKEQYQTRVIHDGARLFKIKCAIRIQASWRGYIVRKWYKNLRKTVPPKDSKLRKQFFEKKVQQISNRLLSSYNINLDDFFSEIDSSIAASRDVFQQLEGKEILISETDWEKIQMQAFRQEIFDCPICIMPLSPTVHPACLFSDNSNQFSQQTVLLSCSHVFHRTCLQAFEEFSLGERYICPLCRSCYQKKILRC; this is translated from the exons ATGGAGCATCGTGATTTTCGCAAG ggcCGCTCCTCCAAACGAGACACCATAGCAGTTTCTGCAGTTGCTTTACAGGATCATATAATACACAGTCATCAGCTCCAGGATCTTTCATTAGCAGATCCTTTTAAGTCAAGGACAAGGAATACCAAGAACATTTACAAACCCGTGAACAAAGAAATGGTCAGAGCAGTAGTAGATACTGGACTAAGAAAAAAGAGCACTCACCACAAAAACAAGGAAGATGCAGAAAAGGAGTATGTTCTTGATCCCAGTCCTCCACAGCTAACATTAG CTCAGAAATTAGGCCTAGTTGAGCCTCCTTCCTTGCCACTAACTCCTGAAGAATGggtaaaaataaagcagagatcCATACAGCATGGAGACTCCGTACAGCCTTGTGCAATATGCAGGGAAGAATTTGCACTTCAACCTCAG gTGCTGCTTTCATGTTCCCATGTATTCCATAAA gCATGCCTGAAAGCCTTTGAAAAATTTACAGGTAAAAAGTCTTGTCCTATGTGTAGAAAAGAGCAGTATCAGACCAGAGTAATACATGATGGGGCACGCTTGTTTAAGATAAAGTGCGCTATTAG AATTCAGGCTTCCTGGAGGGGATATATTGTTAGAAAATGGTATAAAAATTTGAGAAAAACAGTGCCTCCTAAGGATAGCAAATTAAGAAAGCAATTCTTTGAGAAAAAG gttcAACAGATCAGCAATCGACTGTTGAGTTCTTATAACATCAAcctagatgattttttttctgagatagaTTCCTCTATAGCAGCAAGTCGAGATGTGTTTCAGCagttggaaggaaaagaaatattaataagTGAAACTGACTGGGAGAAGATCCAGATGCAG GCATTTCGGCAAGAGATATTTGACTGTCCTATCTGTATCATGCCACTCAGTCCGACCGTTCATCCTGCCTGTCTGTTCTCTGATAACAGCAATCAGTTTTCACAACAGACTGTTCTGCTTTCTTGTTCACATGTGTTTCATCGTACCTGTCTTCAAGCATTTGAAGAGTTTTCCTTGGGAGAGCGATATATTTGTCCTTTATGTCGCTCATGTTATCAAAAGAAAATCCTCAGATGTTGA